One stretch of Streptomyces sp. 135 DNA includes these proteins:
- a CDS encoding YbjN domain-containing protein: protein MSIDPSSIPNFGGQPEPQQGAGPAGPVVPDQDLVKQLLDQMELKHVVDDEGDLAAPWEEFRTYFMFRGEDDQQVFSVRTFYDRPHQIEQKQQLLESIDDWNRRTLWPKVYSHTHDDGTVRLIGEAQMLIGTGVSLEHFVSSTVSWVRAAIEFDRWLVEQLGLESEVDSAEGEKPGDDEA from the coding sequence GTGAGCATCGACCCGTCCTCGATTCCGAATTTCGGGGGACAGCCCGAACCGCAGCAGGGCGCAGGACCGGCGGGCCCCGTCGTCCCCGACCAGGACCTGGTGAAGCAGCTCCTGGATCAGATGGAGCTCAAGCACGTCGTCGACGACGAGGGTGACCTCGCGGCGCCGTGGGAGGAGTTCCGCACGTATTTCATGTTCCGTGGCGAGGACGACCAGCAGGTCTTCTCGGTGCGGACGTTCTACGACCGGCCCCACCAGATCGAGCAGAAGCAGCAGCTTCTGGAGTCGATCGACGACTGGAACCGCCGCACGCTGTGGCCGAAGGTCTACAGCCACACGCACGACGACGGCACGGTCCGCCTCATCGGCGAGGCCCAGATGCTGATCGGCACCGGAGTCTCCCTGGAGCACTTCGTGTCGTCGACGGTCAGCTGGGTGCGCGCCGCGATCGAGTTCGACCGCTGGCTCGTCGAGCAGCTCGGCCTGGAGTCCGAGGTGGACTCCGCCGAGGGCGAGAAGCCGGGCGACGACGAGGCCTGA
- a CDS encoding pyridoxal phosphate-dependent aminotransferase produces MTSTSGSGRPLLNRRLAEFGTTIFAEMSALAVTTGAINLGQGFPDTDGPESVREAAVRALRDGRGNQYPPGPGVPELRTAIAEHQLDRYGLTYDPGLEVLVTAGATEAIAASLLALVEPGDEVIALEPYYDSYAASIAMAGGSRVPVTLRPSEGSFRLDLDELRDAVTPRTRLILLNTPHNPTGTVLTRAELTEIARLAVERDLLVVTDEVYEHLVFDDAEHIPLASFPGMRERTVSIGSAGKTFSFTGWKVGWVTSTPELVAAVRSAKQYLTYVASGPFQYAVAEALALPGSFFTDFRADMRAKRDLLSEGLTAAGFDVYRPAGTYFVTTDIRPLGETDGFTFCRALPERAGVVAIPNAVFYDHRDAGAPFVRFAFCKRTSVLEEAVARLKSLAG; encoded by the coding sequence ATGACCTCCACTTCCGGGAGCGGGCGCCCGCTGCTCAACCGCCGCCTCGCCGAGTTCGGTACGACGATTTTCGCCGAGATGTCCGCCCTCGCGGTCACCACGGGCGCGATCAACCTGGGCCAGGGCTTTCCGGACACCGACGGCCCCGAGTCCGTCCGCGAGGCCGCGGTGCGGGCGCTGCGCGACGGGCGCGGCAACCAGTACCCGCCGGGTCCCGGCGTCCCGGAGCTGCGCACGGCCATCGCCGAACACCAGCTCGACCGCTACGGCCTCACCTACGACCCCGGCCTGGAGGTCCTCGTGACGGCGGGCGCGACGGAGGCGATCGCGGCGTCCCTGCTCGCCCTCGTCGAACCGGGCGACGAGGTCATCGCACTGGAGCCCTATTACGACTCGTACGCCGCCTCGATCGCGATGGCGGGCGGCTCCCGCGTCCCGGTGACCCTGCGCCCCTCGGAGGGCAGCTTCCGCCTGGACCTCGACGAGCTGCGCGACGCGGTCACGCCGCGCACCCGGCTGATCCTCCTCAACACCCCGCACAACCCGACCGGCACGGTCCTCACGCGCGCCGAGCTGACGGAGATCGCGCGGCTCGCCGTCGAGCGGGACCTGCTCGTCGTCACCGACGAGGTCTACGAGCACCTCGTCTTCGACGACGCCGAGCACATCCCGCTCGCCTCGTTCCCCGGCATGCGCGAGCGGACGGTCAGCATCGGTTCCGCGGGCAAGACGTTCTCGTTCACCGGCTGGAAGGTCGGCTGGGTGACCTCCACGCCCGAGCTGGTGGCGGCGGTCCGCTCGGCGAAGCAGTACCTCACGTACGTGGCCTCGGGGCCCTTCCAGTACGCGGTCGCGGAGGCCCTCGCCCTGCCGGGCTCCTTCTTCACCGACTTCCGCGCGGACATGCGGGCCAAGCGGGACCTGCTCAGCGAGGGCCTGACCGCGGCGGGCTTCGACGTCTACCGCCCGGCCGGCACGTACTTCGTGACGACGGACATCCGCCCCCTGGGCGAGACCGACGGCTTCACCTTCTGCCGCGCCCTGCCGGAACGGGCCGGGGTCGTCGCCATCCCGAACGCGGTCTTCTACGACCACCGCGACGCGGGCGCGCCGTTCGTGCGTTTCGCCTTCTGCAAGCGGACGTCCGTCCTCGAGGAGGCCGTGGCCCGCCTGAAGTCACTGGCGGGCTGA
- a CDS encoding DUF2617 family protein — MLTTLKTVYTDTRAADLAWALGREPLPALATLDVELAEARVQLRLLGASHQVLLEEEQGSCSETVACIPGSSTPLPLGVSKRVGDWEYEFAARVETLSQGQFAGRAQELLALVTEHPHGLAGVFPGSPHAFTALLAQRHEGAVMWRTWHAYPQDGQLVATRSRVGVRAALPA; from the coding sequence ATGCTCACGACCCTGAAGACTGTCTACACCGACACGCGCGCCGCGGACCTGGCCTGGGCCCTGGGGCGCGAGCCGTTGCCCGCGCTCGCCACGCTCGACGTGGAACTGGCCGAGGCCAGAGTGCAGTTGAGACTTCTCGGGGCCTCGCACCAGGTGCTCCTGGAGGAGGAGCAGGGCAGTTGTTCGGAGACCGTGGCCTGCATTCCCGGCAGCAGTACACCGCTCCCGCTGGGCGTGTCCAAACGGGTGGGTGACTGGGAGTACGAGTTCGCCGCGCGCGTCGAGACGCTTTCGCAGGGTCAATTCGCGGGCCGCGCCCAGGAGTTGCTGGCCCTCGTCACCGAGCATCCGCACGGTCTCGCCGGGGTGTTCCCCGGCAGCCCGCACGCCTTCACGGCCCTGCTGGCGCAGCGGCACGAGGGGGCGGTGATGTGGCGGACGTGGCACGCGTACCCGCAGGACGGCCAGTTGGTCGCCACGCGGTCGAGGGTGGGAGTACGGGCCGCACTGCCCGCGTAG
- a CDS encoding SRPBCC family protein yields the protein MEHEVFVPVSAERLRQVLADPERVAGAVPGLQRDAEEAAEPLSGRLKVRAGGHTVTYRCAARAVGRADGTYVIEGEGAEVRGSGSVKLTLTVRLVPAAGGTTVVFAGTAAAEGRITESSPQAVESAVRRLLERFAEGLAEAAPADSGPAGAPTVFGTEVPPPSLDPLSDDRDDIDEADDDDDDDDDLDDIEVDDAVNVEDDEELRGIDGIDGIDDVSDLDVPPAEAAHARRTMIGRSAEEVDHAPPRGRYAPAPAPETLSTSATLRWAAPAAALALASAIVVGRALRRRR from the coding sequence ATGGAGCATGAGGTGTTCGTTCCGGTTTCGGCAGAGCGTCTCCGGCAGGTCCTTGCGGACCCCGAGCGGGTGGCCGGGGCGGTCCCCGGGCTTCAGCGCGACGCGGAGGAGGCGGCCGAGCCGCTCTCCGGGCGTCTGAAGGTGCGCGCGGGCGGGCACACCGTCACCTACCGGTGCGCGGCGCGGGCCGTGGGCCGCGCCGACGGGACGTACGTGATCGAGGGCGAGGGCGCGGAGGTGCGCGGCTCCGGTTCCGTGAAGCTCACGCTGACCGTGCGGCTCGTGCCGGCCGCTGGGGGCACCACGGTGGTGTTCGCCGGGACGGCCGCCGCCGAGGGCCGGATCACGGAAAGTTCTCCACAGGCTGTGGAATCCGCTGTGCGCAGACTCCTCGAACGGTTCGCGGAGGGGCTCGCGGAGGCGGCGCCCGCGGACTCCGGTCCGGCCGGGGCGCCCACCGTCTTCGGGACCGAGGTGCCGCCGCCGTCGCTCGACCCGCTGAGCGACGACCGCGACGACATCGACGAGGCTGATGACGATGATGACGATGACGATGACCTCGACGACATCGAGGTCGACGACGCCGTCAACGTCGAGGACGACGAGGAGCTGCGCGGCATCGACGGCATCGACGGCATCGACGACGTCAGCGACCTCGACGTGCCGCCCGCCGAGGCCGCCCACGCCCGCCGCACGATGATCGGCCGCAGCGCCGAGGAGGTCGACCACGCCCCGCCGCGCGGCCGGTACGCCCCCGCGCCCGCCCCCGAGACGCTGTCGACCAGCGCCACGCTCCGCTGGGCCGCGCCCGCCGCGGCCCTCGCGCTCGCCTCGGCGATCGTGGTCGGCAGGGCCCTGCGCCGCCGCCGGTGA
- a CDS encoding aldose 1-epimerase: MSTEDVILTAGDAEVTVRPGNGCRIGSLRIGGVELLRQGERYGAFPMAPWCGRIENGRFRDGASVHQMPLNSPPHAIHGFARDAAWRTARSSRTEAVFTYDLTDPWPYPGRVTQIVELTEDALTLRLGIETYGDSFPAQAGWHPWFNRTLDGGGDPVRVDFSPAWQEERGEDHLPTGRRIAPEPGPWDDCFGMPEGVDITLTWPGRLAVNVTSREQWVVVYDEQEAAVCVEPQTGPPNGLNTAPRLVTPIEPLETATTWTWTRL, translated from the coding sequence ATGAGTACCGAAGACGTGATTCTGACCGCGGGCGACGCGGAAGTGACCGTGCGGCCGGGCAACGGCTGCCGTATCGGAAGTCTGCGCATCGGCGGCGTCGAGCTGCTGCGCCAGGGGGAGCGGTACGGCGCCTTCCCCATGGCCCCGTGGTGCGGCCGGATCGAGAACGGCCGGTTCCGCGACGGCGCGAGCGTCCACCAGATGCCGCTGAACTCCCCGCCGCACGCCATCCACGGCTTCGCCCGCGACGCCGCATGGCGCACGGCGCGCTCCTCGCGGACGGAGGCCGTCTTCACGTACGACCTCACCGACCCCTGGCCCTACCCGGGGCGCGTCACCCAGATCGTGGAACTCACCGAGGACGCGTTGACGCTGCGCCTCGGCATCGAGACGTACGGCGACTCCTTCCCGGCGCAGGCGGGCTGGCACCCGTGGTTCAACCGCACCCTGGACGGCGGCGGCGACCCCGTACGGGTCGACTTCAGCCCCGCCTGGCAGGAGGAGCGCGGCGAGGACCACCTGCCGACCGGCCGCCGCATCGCCCCGGAGCCGGGCCCCTGGGACGACTGCTTCGGCATGCCCGAGGGCGTCGACATCACGCTGACCTGGCCCGGACGCCTCGCGGTGAACGTCACGAGCCGCGAGCAGTGGGTCGTCGTCTACGACGAGCAGGAGGCGGCCGTGTGCGTGGAGCCGCAGACCGGCCCGCCCAACGGTCTCAACACCGCGCCGCGCCTGGTCACCCCCATCGAGCCGCTGGAGACGGCGACGACCTGGACCTGGACGCGGCTTTAA
- the pyrE gene encoding orotate phosphoribosyltransferase, translating into MTDDVRGALLQQIKDKAVVHGKVTLSSGLEADYYIDLRRITLDGEAAPLVGQVLLDLTADLDFDAVGGLTMGADPVAGAMLHASAARGRRLDAFVVRKAAKAHGMQRRVEGPDIKGRRVLVVEDTSTTGGSPLTAVEAVREAGAEVVGVATIVDRATGAGEKITEGAGVPYLFAYSKDDLGLD; encoded by the coding sequence ATGACTGACGACGTACGTGGCGCGCTGCTCCAGCAGATCAAGGACAAGGCCGTGGTGCACGGCAAGGTGACCCTCTCCTCGGGTCTCGAAGCCGATTACTACATCGACCTGCGCCGCATCACCCTCGACGGCGAGGCCGCCCCCCTGGTCGGCCAGGTGCTGCTCGACCTCACCGCCGACCTCGACTTCGACGCGGTGGGCGGCCTGACCATGGGCGCCGACCCCGTCGCCGGCGCGATGCTGCACGCCTCCGCCGCGCGCGGCAGGCGCCTGGACGCCTTCGTGGTCCGCAAGGCGGCCAAGGCCCACGGCATGCAGCGCCGCGTGGAGGGCCCGGACATCAAGGGGCGCCGCGTACTCGTCGTCGAGGACACCTCCACCACCGGCGGCTCGCCGCTGACCGCCGTGGAGGCCGTGCGCGAGGCCGGTGCCGAGGTCGTCGGCGTCGCCACCATCGTGGACCGGGCCACCGGGGCGGGCGAGAAGATCACCGAGGGCGCGGGCGTGCCGTACCTCTTCGCGTACTCCAAGGACGACCTCGGCCTGGACTGA
- the fbaA gene encoding class II fructose-bisphosphate aldolase yields the protein MPIATPEVYNEMLDRAKAGKFAYPAINVTSSQTLHAALRGFAEAESDGIIQISTGGAEFLGGQYSKDMVTGAVALAEFAHIVAAKYDVTIALHTDHCPKDKLDGYVRPLLDVSAERVKAGRNPLFQSHMWDGSAETLADNLAIGQELLAKAAAAKIILEVEITPTGGEEDGVSHEINDELYTTVDDALRTAEALGLGEKGRYLLAASFGNVHGVYKPGNVVLRPELLKDLQEGVGAKYGKQSPFDFVFHGGSGSTAEEIATALENGVVKMNLDTDTQYAFTRPVADHMFKNYDGVLKVDGEVGSKKTYDPRTWGKLAEAGMAARVTEACANLRSTGTKLK from the coding sequence ATGCCCATCGCAACTCCCGAGGTCTACAACGAGATGCTCGACCGGGCGAAGGCAGGCAAGTTCGCCTACCCGGCCATCAACGTGACCTCCTCGCAGACCCTGCACGCCGCGCTGCGCGGTTTCGCGGAGGCCGAGAGCGACGGCATCATCCAGATCTCCACCGGTGGCGCGGAGTTCCTGGGCGGCCAGTACAGCAAGGACATGGTGACCGGTGCGGTCGCGCTCGCCGAGTTCGCGCACATCGTCGCCGCGAAGTACGACGTGACGATCGCGCTGCACACCGACCACTGCCCGAAGGACAAGCTGGACGGCTACGTCCGCCCGCTGCTCGACGTCTCCGCCGAGCGCGTCAAGGCCGGCCGCAACCCGCTCTTCCAGTCGCACATGTGGGACGGCTCCGCCGAGACCCTCGCCGACAACCTGGCCATCGGCCAGGAGCTGCTCGCGAAGGCCGCCGCCGCGAAGATCATCCTTGAGGTCGAGATCACCCCGACCGGCGGCGAGGAGGACGGCGTCAGCCACGAGATCAACGACGAGCTGTACACGACCGTCGACGACGCGCTGCGCACCGCCGAGGCGCTCGGCCTGGGCGAGAAGGGCCGCTACCTCCTGGCCGCGTCCTTCGGCAACGTCCACGGCGTCTACAAGCCGGGCAACGTCGTCCTGCGTCCCGAGCTCCTCAAGGACCTCCAGGAGGGCGTCGGCGCCAAGTACGGCAAGCAGTCCCCGTTCGACTTCGTCTTCCACGGCGGCTCCGGCTCCACCGCCGAGGAGATCGCCACCGCGCTGGAGAACGGCGTCGTGAAGATGAACCTCGACACCGACACCCAGTACGCCTTCACGCGTCCCGTCGCGGACCACATGTTCAAGAACTACGACGGTGTCCTGAAGGTCGACGGCGAGGTCGGCTCGAAGAAGACGTACGACCCGCGCACCTGGGGCAAGCTGGCCGAGGCGGGCATGGCCGCGCGCGTCACCGAGGCGTGCGCGAACCTGCGCTCCACCGGTACGAAGCTGAAGTAG
- a CDS encoding DUF3151 domain-containing protein: MAIHKDLLGGPPPTHLPDDPEPRELLANGTASADVAAKYPTSSLAWAQLADEAFERGSVVESYAYARTGYHRGLDALRRSGWKGHGPVPWEHEPNRGFLRALHALARAAQAIGEQEEYERCAGFLRDSSETAAKTLG; the protein is encoded by the coding sequence ATGGCCATTCACAAGGATCTGCTCGGGGGACCGCCCCCGACCCACCTGCCCGACGACCCGGAGCCGCGCGAGCTGCTGGCGAACGGCACGGCGTCCGCCGATGTCGCCGCCAAGTACCCCACGTCCTCGCTCGCCTGGGCGCAGCTCGCCGACGAGGCGTTCGAGCGCGGCAGCGTCGTCGAGTCGTACGCCTACGCCCGTACCGGCTACCACCGCGGCCTGGACGCCCTGCGCCGCAGCGGCTGGAAGGGCCACGGCCCTGTGCCGTGGGAGCACGAGCCGAACCGCGGCTTCCTGCGCGCGCTGCACGCCCTCGCGCGGGCGGCGCAGGCGATCGGTGAGCAGGAGGAGTACGAGCGCTGCGCGGGCTTCCTGCGGGATTCGTCGGAGACGGCGGCGAAGACGCTCGGCTGA
- a CDS encoding 12-oxophytodienoate reductase — protein sequence MTRERPTALIVTARTSTMRAGWQRVAEAVHAAGGAIVPQLWHVGATRDEGQGPVPSAPPAGPSGLGLDGAAKGHAMTGADIDAVIGAFADSAAAAERIGFDGVELHGAHGYLIDQFLWGTTNRRTDGYGGDLASRTRFAREIVEAVRAAVSPGFPVIFRLSQWKANAFDAKLAAGPAELESLLAPLAAAGVDAFHASTRRYWLPEFEGSDLNLAGWAKKLTGKATLSVGSVGLDKEFVGPQGWAKETASTGIGLLLDRMERDEFDVIAVGRALIADAEWADKAVTGRLAEAAPFDAKLLGELR from the coding sequence ATGACCCGCGAACGGCCCACCGCGCTGATCGTCACCGCACGTACGTCGACCATGCGCGCGGGCTGGCAGCGCGTCGCCGAGGCCGTGCACGCGGCGGGCGGCGCGATCGTCCCGCAGCTGTGGCACGTGGGCGCGACCCGCGACGAGGGCCAGGGCCCGGTCCCCTCCGCGCCCCCGGCGGGCCCCTCCGGCCTCGGCCTGGACGGCGCCGCCAAGGGCCACGCGATGACGGGCGCCGACATCGACGCGGTCATCGGCGCCTTCGCCGACAGCGCTGCCGCCGCCGAGCGGATCGGCTTCGACGGCGTCGAACTCCACGGCGCCCACGGCTACTTGATCGACCAGTTCCTCTGGGGCACCACCAACCGCCGCACCGACGGCTACGGCGGCGACCTGGCCTCGCGCACCCGCTTCGCCCGCGAGATCGTCGAGGCGGTGCGCGCGGCGGTCTCGCCGGGCTTCCCCGTGATCTTCCGGCTCTCCCAGTGGAAGGCGAACGCCTTCGACGCGAAGCTCGCGGCCGGCCCGGCCGAACTGGAGTCCCTCCTCGCGCCGCTGGCGGCGGCCGGCGTCGACGCCTTCCACGCCTCCACGCGCCGCTACTGGCTCCCCGAGTTCGAGGGCAGCGACCTGAACCTCGCGGGCTGGGCCAAGAAGCTCACCGGCAAGGCCACGCTGTCCGTCGGCTCGGTCGGCCTCGACAAGGAGTTCGTGGGCCCGCAGGGCTGGGCGAAGGAGACCGCCTCCACCGGCATCGGCCTGCTCCTCGACCGCATGGAGCGGGACGAGTTCGACGTGATCGCGGTGGGGCGTGCGCTGATCGCTGACGCGGAGTGGGCGGACAAGGCGGTGACGGGCCGCCTGGCGGAGGCGGCGCCGTTCGACGCGAAGCTGCTGGGCGAACTGCGCTAG
- a CDS encoding CGNR zinc finger domain-containing protein, whose translation MNWPATERHCLSPAPGGLALVQELLNTAPAGRPGPADLPDLLGDGALRAAQEWADGAVRGWARETGRPDVHLVLADEDLPKLRCLRDQVRRALAAGDQGGEAVRFTSAPVVVGLAGDGTLTVEPEGAGARWLASAVLAEALLAQASGVWRRLKICRNTSCRTAFYDRSRNNSGVWHSVRGCGNAAHLRACRERRRVQG comes from the coding sequence ATGAACTGGCCAGCGACCGAGCGCCACTGCCTGAGCCCCGCGCCCGGCGGCCTCGCCCTCGTCCAGGAGCTCCTGAACACCGCGCCCGCGGGCCGCCCCGGCCCCGCCGACCTGCCCGACCTCCTGGGCGACGGTGCGCTGCGCGCTGCCCAGGAGTGGGCCGACGGAGCCGTGCGCGGCTGGGCCCGTGAGACGGGGCGGCCCGACGTGCACCTCGTACTGGCGGACGAGGACCTGCCGAAGCTGCGCTGCCTGCGGGACCAGGTGCGGCGCGCGCTCGCCGCGGGCGACCAGGGCGGGGAAGCGGTGCGCTTCACCTCCGCCCCGGTGGTCGTCGGGCTCGCCGGTGACGGCACGCTGACCGTGGAGCCGGAGGGCGCCGGTGCCCGCTGGCTGGCCTCCGCCGTGCTCGCCGAGGCGCTGCTCGCCCAGGCCTCGGGGGTCTGGCGCCGCCTGAAGATCTGCCGGAACACGTCCTGCCGCACCGCGTTCTACGACCGCTCCCGCAACAACAGCGGCGTCTGGCACTCGGTGCGCGGCTGCGGGAACGCCGCGCACCTGCGGGCCTGCCGGGAGCGTCGCCGCGTACAAGGGTGA
- a CDS encoding tryptophan 2,3-dioxygenase family protein, translated as MSPEAPETPTEAQASAQTPEAANEAEAPNLDFAGTTPYEDYVQADVLTHLQHLRSNDPGEMVFLVTTQVMELWFTVIVHEWETAAKALRRDDIPVAVAALKRSIRELEALNHSWKPLAGLTPAQFNSYRGSLGEGSGFQSAMYRRLEFLLGDKSASMLVPHRGAPRVHAELEKALHEPSLYDEVLRLLHRRGYAVPAAVLERDLSKKYEPSPEVEAVWTELYSGDESGDLARLGETLTDVAELVWRWRNDHLVATRRAMGSKTGTGGSAGVAWLEKRAQKNVFPELWTARSHV; from the coding sequence ATGTCCCCAGAGGCACCTGAGACGCCCACCGAGGCGCAGGCCTCAGCGCAGACGCCCGAGGCCGCGAACGAGGCCGAGGCCCCGAACCTCGACTTCGCGGGCACCACCCCGTACGAGGACTACGTCCAGGCGGACGTCCTCACCCATCTCCAGCACCTTCGCTCGAACGACCCCGGCGAGATGGTCTTCCTGGTCACCACCCAGGTCATGGAGCTGTGGTTCACCGTGATCGTCCACGAGTGGGAGACCGCGGCGAAGGCCCTGCGCCGCGACGACATACCCGTCGCGGTGGCCGCGCTCAAGCGCAGCATCCGCGAGCTGGAGGCCCTGAACCACTCCTGGAAGCCGCTGGCGGGGCTGACGCCCGCGCAGTTCAACTCCTACCGCGGCTCGCTCGGCGAGGGCTCCGGATTCCAGTCCGCGATGTACCGCCGCCTGGAGTTCCTGCTCGGCGACAAGTCGGCGTCCATGCTGGTGCCGCACCGGGGCGCGCCGCGCGTCCACGCGGAGCTGGAGAAGGCGCTGCACGAGCCGAGCCTGTACGACGAGGTGCTCCGGCTCCTCCACCGCCGGGGGTACGCGGTCCCGGCCGCCGTCCTGGAGCGCGACCTCTCCAAGAAGTACGAGCCGTCGCCCGAGGTCGAGGCCGTCTGGACCGAGCTCTACTCCGGCGACGAGAGCGGCGACCTCGCCCGCCTCGGCGAGACGCTGACGGACGTCGCCGAGCTGGTGTGGCGCTGGCGCAACGACCACCTGGTCGCCACCCGCCGCGCGATGGGCTCCAAGACGGGCACCGGCGGCTCGGCCGGCGTGGCCTGGCTGGAGAAGCGCGCGCAGAAGAACGTGTTCCCCGAGCTGTGGACGGCGAGGAGCCATGTCTGA
- the kynU gene encoding kynureninase: protein MSDLHVRAKALDAEDELALKRREFVLDDTVYLDGNSLGALPAHVPDRVADVITRQWGRLRIRSWDESGWWTAPERIGDRIAPLVGAAPGQIVVGDSTSVNVFKALVAAVRLARGDGGGGEADAGRDEIIVDATTFPTDGYIAQSAARLTGCRLTPLTPAEVPAALSPRTAAVLLNHADYRTGRLHDLPGLTAAVHAAGALAVWDLCHTAGALPVGLDEHGVDLAVGCTYKYLNGGPGSPAYLYVREELQDRFDSPLPGWNSHAEPFGMRPEFEAAEGALRGRVGTPDILSMLALEAALDVWDGVSVDAVRAKSLALTDFFLRCVEAYVPQGLVESLTPAAHTERGSQVALRCEGAGEVMKRLIERGVVGDFRAPDVLRFGFTPLYVSFVDAERAARVLAEILEP from the coding sequence ATGTCTGACCTGCATGTCCGGGCCAAGGCCCTGGACGCCGAGGACGAACTCGCGCTCAAGCGGCGCGAGTTCGTCCTCGATGACACCGTCTACCTGGACGGCAACTCCCTGGGCGCCCTGCCCGCCCACGTGCCGGACCGCGTCGCGGACGTCATCACCCGCCAGTGGGGCCGGCTGCGCATCCGCTCCTGGGACGAGAGCGGCTGGTGGACCGCGCCCGAGCGGATCGGCGACCGCATCGCGCCGCTGGTCGGCGCCGCCCCCGGCCAGATCGTGGTCGGCGACTCCACCAGCGTGAACGTGTTCAAGGCGCTGGTGGCGGCCGTGCGGCTCGCCCGCGGCGACGGTGGCGGGGGCGAGGCGGACGCCGGCCGCGACGAGATCATCGTCGACGCCACGACCTTCCCCACCGACGGCTACATCGCGCAGTCCGCGGCCCGGCTCACCGGCTGCCGGCTGACCCCGCTCACCCCGGCCGAGGTGCCCGCGGCGCTGAGCCCCCGCACCGCCGCCGTGCTGCTCAACCACGCCGACTACCGCACCGGCCGCCTGCACGACCTGCCGGGTCTGACGGCCGCCGTGCACGCGGCGGGCGCCCTCGCCGTCTGGGACCTGTGCCACACGGCGGGCGCCCTGCCCGTCGGCCTGGACGAGCACGGCGTCGACCTCGCGGTGGGCTGCACGTACAAGTACCTGAACGGTGGCCCCGGTTCGCCCGCGTACCTCTACGTGCGCGAGGAGCTCCAGGACCGCTTCGACTCGCCGCTGCCCGGCTGGAACTCCCACGCCGAGCCCTTCGGGATGCGGCCCGAGTTCGAGGCGGCCGAGGGCGCGCTGCGCGGGCGCGTCGGCACGCCCGACATCCTCTCCATGCTCGCCCTCGAAGCGGCGCTCGACGTCTGGGACGGCGTGTCCGTGGACGCGGTGCGGGCCAAGTCCCTCGCCCTGACGGACTTCTTCCTGCGGTGCGTGGAGGCGTACGTACCCCAGGGGCTGGTGGAGTCGCTGACCCCGGCAGCCCACACCGAGCGCGGCAGCCAGGTCGCGCTGCGCTGTGAGGGTGCGGGGGAGGTCATGAAGCGGCTGATCGAGCGGGGCGTGGTCGGTGACTTCCGCGCGCCGGACGTGCTGCGCTTCGGATTCACCCCGCTGTACGTGTCCTTCGTCGACGCCGAGCGGGCGGCGCGGGTCCTCGCGGAGATCCTGGAGCCGTGA
- a CDS encoding alpha/beta hydrolase, with protein sequence MPDDAAVARDAAEEASAFSHPAVEPDITAAYGAHPDQVVDFYAPRGDTARPAPLVVVLHGGAWRAPYDRRHVTPFADFLARRGFAVANVEYRRGSSIPAQGGKGPVAGRWPETFDDVAAAFDALPALVRKALPAADVRRTVVTGHSAGGHLALWAAARHLLPADAPWRTERPAPLRGVVALAPIADLKVAEALEVCGGASAQLLGGEGRFEERLPYADPAALLPTGIATTVVQGREDIVVPQPVAESYADAAAKAGEVVGLTLLEAVGHFPLIDPAADACAVVAEEIAQLAF encoded by the coding sequence ATGCCGGACGACGCCGCCGTGGCCCGCGATGCCGCCGAGGAGGCATCGGCCTTCTCGCACCCCGCCGTGGAGCCGGACATCACCGCCGCGTACGGCGCACACCCCGACCAGGTCGTCGACTTCTACGCGCCCCGGGGCGACACGGCCCGTCCCGCGCCGCTCGTCGTCGTCCTGCACGGCGGCGCCTGGCGCGCGCCGTACGACCGGCGGCACGTCACGCCGTTCGCCGACTTCCTCGCGCGCCGGGGCTTCGCCGTCGCCAACGTCGAGTACCGGCGCGGCAGCTCCATCCCCGCGCAGGGCGGCAAGGGTCCCGTCGCCGGGCGCTGGCCGGAGACCTTCGACGACGTGGCCGCCGCGTTCGACGCGCTTCCCGCGCTGGTACGCAAGGCCCTGCCGGCGGCCGACGTGCGCCGCACGGTGGTCACCGGGCACTCCGCGGGCGGCCACCTCGCGCTGTGGGCGGCGGCGCGGCACCTGCTGCCCGCCGACGCGCCGTGGCGCACCGAACGCCCGGCCCCGCTGCGGGGAGTCGTCGCGCTCGCGCCGATCGCGGACCTCAAGGTCGCCGAGGCACTGGAGGTCTGCGGCGGCGCGTCCGCCCAGCTGCTCGGCGGTGAGGGCAGGTTCGAGGAGCGCCTGCCCTACGCCGACCCGGCCGCGCTGCTCCCGACGGGCATCGCCACGACCGTCGTACAGGGCCGCGAGGACATCGTGGTGCCGCAGCCCGTGGCCGAGTCGTACGCGGACGCGGCGGCGAAGGCGGGCGAGGTCGTGGGCCTCACGCTCCTTGAGGCCGTGGGCCATTTCCCGCTCATCGACCCGGCGGCGGACGCGTGCGCGGTGGTGGCGGAGGAGATCGCACAGCTGGCGTTCTGA